Genomic segment of Candidatus Cloacimonadota bacterium:
TTATTGTGATGCTGCTACTACGATGGAAGTGGAATACTTCGTACTGAAATATGATGAAAATGGAAATCTTTTATGGAATGCTGTCTGTGATTATGTAGATTTTATGATGTTTTCCAAAGTTTGGCTTTTTGTTGATTATTCGCAAAATGTTTATATTACAGCTCAATTTCCAGTTGGTGGAACAAGTGATGTAATTACAATAAAATATAATGCTGATGGTCAGGAAGAATGGCATCAGATTTTTGCGGGAGATTGTGGTGGTAACGATTTTCCGGGAGATATTTATGTTGATAGTTCTCAAAATGTTCTAATAACCGGACAAACACAGATCAATTCTACTGAATATGATATTTTCCTCCTGAAATATGCAGCTGATGGACAGATGATCTGGGATCAAACCTACGAAGCAAATACCAGTGCTTATCAATATAATCCAAGAATATGTTTGGATGCTAATGAGGATATTTACTTGATCGGAATGCAGAAATTTGGTGAAAATCATAATTTTGCCATTCTCAAATATGATCAATCAGGAAATCTTCTCTGGATGCGATCTTATGATGGAAATTACTATAATTCTACCGATTGTGCCCGAGATCTGCTGGTAGATGATGAGGGGAATCTTGTTGTATTCGGTGAGGTGGAGAATTATGGCACTTTAATCATTCCTCTGGATTTTGCTTTGATGAAATATTCTTCTGATGGTGATTTGATCTGGCATCAGGAATATTCTGGTCCTGGTCATAAAGATTATCCAAAAGCAATGACGCTGGATCTTAATAATGAGATCTATGTGACTGGAATGATGGAATACTGGTTCAACACTTTGAAGTATGACGAATATGGTTCTCAACTGTGGCAGATATTCTGGGAAGAACCAGAAGATTTACGATATGAAGCTTATGTGACCGATATCCGTGTTAATGATGATGGCGATGTTTATGTTTTGGGCTACAACAATGCTTATGATGTAACTTTGGTGAAATATAATCAACCAGATTTTACACCTGTTTCACAAAATTCGATTCCAGAAATAAAAGCGGAACTTTCCAATTTCCCCAATCCTTTCAATCCTACTACTACGATCAGCTTCAGCGTAACGCAAACATGCCCGTTTGCGACAATTGAGATCTACAATCTGAAAGGACAAAAGGTTAAACAATTCAGTCATGCTGAGCTTTTCGAAGCATATGGTACTGTAAACATCTACTCAGTTAATTGGAATGGAACTGATAATAATTTCAAAGCAGTTTCTACTGGAATTTATTACGCAATCCTGAAACAAAATGGAAAAATGTTGGCAACTCGTAAAATGATCTTGATGAAATAAAAGAGGGGAAAAATGAAAAATTTAGTGACAATATTAATGATATTGATACTTGTATCTTGTAAAACATCTACTGGAAACGATGATAATAATATCATACTTGGTCCAGAGAATGGAACGTATGATTATTATGTGGGTATTTCCTATTCAGGAGATCAATCCAATTATCCAGATACAAATTATCTCTACGTAATTATCGCCAATGAAACAGATGATGAGATTGAGACGATCGAACTGAAAGTAGATGATGAAACTATTGCTCTGGAATATGCAAATTATGAGGGCCGCGTATTTTATATTGCTTATTTCTATTTGGATGTTGATGATATGCTGAATGTAAAGCTGACGGTAAATGAACAGCAGTGTCAGATTGACGTTCCAACAATAAGTGTGTTAAATTGTACTCTTCCAAATGATTTACAACCTAATGAAGATATTTCAATTAATTGGACAATCAACGAGGATCCGCAAGTGATCTATGTGGAAGGTTTTCAATTCAACAGCAGCAATGAAATCGTCGGGCAGGATGGCGAAAATTTGCCAGCTGATGCCAGAAATTTCACAATACCTGCTGACTGGTTGTGGAGTGCAAGTAATATAGATTCCCGATCTATTCAAGTAGGTATTACAAATTTTGTTGTTCAAGATCGTATCGCTGTTGTTATGAGCGATGGAGCTTATAAAAATTACGTATCCAATAAATAAAACATTAATGATACTAAAAAAAGCCGCAGTTAAATTCTGCGGTTTTTTTTAAAATAATGGCCGAGAGGGCAGGAATCGAACCTGCCGTGGACAGTTTTAGCTGCCCATTACTGGTTTTGAAGACCAGTTGAAACACCAGTTCCGTCCTCTCTGATTAGACCAAAAACAAAATTTTACTTTTTGTGTCAAGTTCACTGCTTTCAAAAATAATGCTGAAAATCCAATCTTGACGAAAACTACCTTTGTTTGAAGATGCTGCCCAAATGGAGAATTTATGAAAAATAAACATTTGATAATGGGCACTGCCGGCCATGTCGATCATGGCAAAACGACTCTTATAAAAGCTCTTACCGGTTTCGACTGTGATACACACAAACAGGAAAAAGAACGTGGGATCACCATAAATCTAGGATTTTCACATCTCGATCTGCCAAACGGTAACAGCGTGGGAATTGTGGATGTTCCAGGTCATGCTGATTTTATTAAAACAATGGTTGCCGGAGCTTGCGGAATAGATTTTGTTCTGCTCATCGTGGCTGCCGATGAAAGTGTGATGCCGCAAACGGCGGAGCATCTGCAGATCATGCAATTACTGGGAATCAATAAAGGAATTATCGTTCTTACAAAGATCGATATGGTGGAACCCGATCTGGCTGAATTGGCAGTGGAAGATGTTCGTGATTTTGTTCAGAGATCATTTCTGAAAGATGCTCCTATCATTCCTGTTTCTTCTACTACAAATGAAGGAATTGAAAAACTCATAAATGAGATATCAAATCTGGTAGAAAATATACCCAGCCGAGATGCTTCCGGTGTTTTTCGAATGTATGTGGATCGCGTTTTCACACAGGAAGGTTTTGGAACTATAATGAATGGATCGGTGATTTCCGGTGCTATAAATAGAAATAATCCAATTTATCTTTTACCAGGTGAAAAGGAACTTCGCATTCGCAGATTGGAACATCATGGAAAAGAGGTGGAAGCCGTAAGTGCTGGAGATCGGGCTTCCTTCAATGTGGTTGGATTTAAACAGAAAGATTTCCGGCGCGGTATGCTGCTTTCCAACCAAATTATAAAACCCAGCAAAATGATCGATGTTCGCTTGCAGCTTTTTCAAAATGAAGTTGGATTGGAGCTTTGGAGTCAGGTTATTTTCCTATTGGGAACGAATCGTTTAATGTGTCGCATGCATCTTCTCGATCAAGATTATTTGAATGCCGGAGAAACCGGTCTGGCACAAATTTACCTGCCAACAGAAATCGTTTGTCAGATAGGTGATAAATTTATCATTCGCAATTCATCG
This window contains:
- a CDS encoding T9SS type A sorting domain-containing protein, which codes for MKNIFLIIITFFSFSLFSQSVEEEWTHYYDGYSAKGNETLAIDSSGEYLYFTSHDYDVVSLYKVNETGEVIWRQDQQFPGFYFANSCEIKTDIFDFIYVSGYCDAATTMEVEYFVLKYDENGNLLWNAVCDYVDFMMFSKVWLFVDYSQNVYITAQFPVGGTSDVITIKYNADGQEEWHQIFAGDCGGNDFPGDIYVDSSQNVLITGQTQINSTEYDIFLLKYAADGQMIWDQTYEANTSAYQYNPRICLDANEDIYLIGMQKFGENHNFAILKYDQSGNLLWMRSYDGNYYNSTDCARDLLVDDEGNLVVFGEVENYGTLIIPLDFALMKYSSDGDLIWHQEYSGPGHKDYPKAMTLDLNNEIYVTGMMEYWFNTLKYDEYGSQLWQIFWEEPEDLRYEAYVTDIRVNDDGDVYVLGYNNAYDVTLVKYNQPDFTPVSQNSIPEIKAELSNFPNPFNPTTTISFSVTQTCPFATIEIYNLKGQKVKQFSHAELFEAYGTVNIYSVNWNGTDNNFKAVSTGIYYAILKQNGKMLATRKMILMK
- the selB gene encoding selenocysteine-specific translation elongation factor → MKNKHLIMGTAGHVDHGKTTLIKALTGFDCDTHKQEKERGITINLGFSHLDLPNGNSVGIVDVPGHADFIKTMVAGACGIDFVLLIVAADESVMPQTAEHLQIMQLLGINKGIIVLTKIDMVEPDLAELAVEDVRDFVQRSFLKDAPIIPVSSTTNEGIEKLINEISNLVENIPSRDASGVFRMYVDRVFTQEGFGTIMNGSVISGAINRNNPIYLLPGEKELRIRRLEHHGKEVEAVSAGDRASFNVVGFKQKDFRRGMLLSNQIIKPSKMIDVRLQLFQNEVGLELWSQVIFLLGTNRLMCRMHLLDQDYLNAGETGLAQIYLPTEIVCQIGDKFIIRNSSGNLTLGGGSVVDPYPLHHRRRRESQVEIVKKLSTGELNEIVAAEVRKKNLPISYNEIAEKLHLQPDDLIDVIFNELPGDIMFFQEKDNILLLLKKIATATQNKILSNLLEYHKKNPLKENGRTFKELMGIFGNNQNDETKLLLKLMLEILTSEGKIRERNNTWIHSSHQVKLDEETKKQIQEVDDYLKSIGNASADFNEIDEHLSSQISDKKLQQILAFLQEEQKIHFIQMRYMHDDFLQKARQVVIDFLKQNDEGIAVAQFRDMIGSNRANAILVLDWLDNAGITLRKGNFRFLTKKFLEK